From the Corticium candelabrum chromosome 2, ooCorCand1.1, whole genome shotgun sequence genome, one window contains:
- the LOC134176554 gene encoding octapeptide-repeat protein T2-like, translating into MDAVDVDQDKQRGRKKGKDSKKQTVKETANSKEKDVETAREEETIKENETGMQETDRENEAGLVKETAREAKETETASADAQPAKRRRQQRGRGRREERGRGGGRGGGRGGGRGRGRGGGNKDGVCYYFYAKKYHFTFLIINSKLCRQNCENVLASRRSANSKTKITCNRLAPTWI; encoded by the exons ATGGATGCCGTGGATGTGgatcaagacaaacaaagggGTAGAAAGAAAGGGAAGGACAGCAAGAAACAGACGGTGAAAGAGACGGCTAATTCTAAGGAGAAAGATGTAGAGACGGCTAGGGAGGAAGAGACGATTAAGGAGAATGAGACAGGTATGCAAGAGACGGATAGGGAGAATGAGGCGGGTTTAGTGAAAGAGACGGCTAGAGAGGCTAAGGAGACTGAGACGGCTAGTGCAGATGCACAGCCAGCAAAACGGCGTCGGCAACAGAG AGGTAgaggaagaagagaagaaagaggtagaggaggaggaagaggaggaggaagaggaggaggaagaggaagaggaagaggaggaggaaacAAGGACGGCGTTTGTTACTATTTCTATGCCAAAAAATATCACtttacatttttaatta TCAATTCAAAACTATGTCGACAAAATTGCGAAAATGTTTTAGCAAGTCGTCGCTCTGCTAATTCTAAAACTAAGATCACGTGCAATCGCTTGGCTCCCACGTGGATTTAG
- the LOC134176555 gene encoding uncharacterized protein LOC134176555, whose amino-acid sequence MKKESRNTSLVADDATRQTIETYTDHEYYNEPSEDILFTSPFHGVIWMLLSLGIVGNVLVVLWRLTQKRDQRSSPLSILIIVLAVSDFFYCVHLILLETSVALVNLDETQNLSQTSSRSMCMASALLSWLSCSTAQWTIFNIAVYLFQAISECCSRCCCSLVRKGNLVIAIIFQGLMNVLVIMYMLDLMPGINEVFNLQLDYRYDYSSKSNGPFDLWYTYARSSSFFYSRHERITAIFGRCAWAQSSGYG is encoded by the exons ATGAAGAAAGAAAGTAGAAATACTTCTCTGGTTGCTGATGAcgcaactagacagacaatcGAAACGTATACAGACCACGAGTACTACAACGAACCCTCTGAAGACA TTTTGTTTACTAGTCCTTTTCATGGAGTCATTTGGATGTTACTTTCACTAGGAATTGTTGGCAACgtattggttgtgttgtggaGACTTACACAGAAAAGAGATCAGAGATCGTCTCCTCTCTCAATTCTTATTATCGTGCTAGCAGTTTCAGACTTCTTCTATTGTGTTCACTTGATTCTCTTGGAGACTTCAGTTGCGTTGGTCAATCTAGACGAAACACAGAATTTGTCACAGACCTCTTCACGTTCTATGTGCATGGCTAGTGCTCTTCTGTCTTGGCTATCTTGCTCCACAGCTCAGTGGACAATCTTCAACATTGCAGTTTACTTGTTTCAAGCAATATCGGAATGTTGTTCtcgttgttgctgttcactAGTTCGCAAGGGAAATCTGGTCATCGCAATCATCTTTCAAGGTTTAATGAATGTTCTTGTTATTATGTACATGCTAGATTTGATGCCAGGCATTAATGAAGTTTTCAATCTTCAGTTAGACTATCGATATGATTACTCGTCTAAGAGTAACGGTCCCTTTGATCTCTGGTACACGTACGCTAGGAGCAGCTCCTTTTTTTATTCAAGACATGAACGAATTACCGCGATTTTCGGACGTTGTGCTTGGGCACAGTCGAGTGGGTATGGTTAG
- the LOC134198460 gene encoding G-protein coupled receptor GRL101-like isoform X1: MIEDSGRASIVGDETVIHTLDDTEYNYDYYEPSKDVLSSHPFHGVIWMLLSLGIIGNILVVVWRLTQIRGQRSSPLSILIIMLAVSDLVYCVHLILLESLVVDATSSVDVRQYSISIDRAPNKVCTVSFWLSWFSVSTAQWATFNIAVYSFQAITKCCPGSCCSLHRKNNLVVTIVCQVLFIIACIGVSYFFDGTLIYTLYDRPLVSDSSYDTYSSSYSGPEQIVEIFEYCLWPYPNEFSFCVNGTDSQRHGNHPTITNENHCRNHHINDHDNFSFVREFTVCLNTILILSCAVLLLLVCLKRPKAVSQANITQSDMQWRLNGIVFLHTLCCIPVTVMQWMEFADSRISWANNLNAASVLLISISPAVNPLIYTLTGKNCLHLICKCWRCGISVRQTSSNYRDDHSRGVECCSCTPGVRCVHQDDDYCNTEETCAGNSDQSRLLPTPNDSSETI; the protein is encoded by the exons ATGATAGAAGATAGTGGGCGTGCCTCTATTGTTGGTGACGAAACTGTCATTCACACACTAGACGACACAGAATACAATTACGATTACTACGAGCCTTCCAAAGACG TTTTGTCCAGCCATCCTTTCCATGGAGTCATTTGGATGTTACTTTCACTTGGAATTATTGGCAACATATTGGTAGTGGTGTGGAGACTTACACAGATAAGAGGTCAGAGATCGTCTCCTCTCTCaatcctcatcatcatgctTGCAGTTTCAGACTTGGTATATTGTGTTCACTTGATTCTTCTCGAGAGTTTGGTTGTTGATGCAACCAGCTCAGTTGACGTACGCCAGTATTCGATTTCGATAGACAGGGCTCCTAATAAGGTGTGCACTGTAAGTTTCTGGCTGTCTTGGTTTTCTGTCTCCACAGCTCAGTGGGCAACTTTCAATATTGCAGTTTACTCGTTTCAAGCAATAACCAAATGTTGTCCTGGTAGTTGCTGTTCACTACATCGCAAGAATAATCTAGTCGTCACAATCGTTTGCCAAGTTTTGTTTATAATTGCCTGTATTGGGGTGTCCTATTTTTTTGACGGCACGTTAATTTATACATTGTATGACAGACCTCTTGTTTCAGACAGTTCTTATGACACATATTCTAGTAGTTACTCAGGACCTGAACAAATTGTTGAAATTTTTGAATACTGTCTTTGGCCATATCCAAACGAATTTTCGTTTTGCGTCAATGGAACTGATTCACAAAGACATGGCAACCATCCTACAATCACGAATGAAAATCACTGCAGAAATCACCACATTAATGATCATGATAACTTTTCTTTTGTGAGAGAATTCACGGTGTGTCTAAATACTATTCTTATATTGTCATGTGctgttcttcttcttttggTGTGCCTAAAGCGACCTAAAGCAGTTTCTCAAGCAAACATAACACAAAGTGACATGCAATGGCGTTTGAATGGAATTGTTTTCTTACACACTCTCTGTTGTATTCCTGTGACTGTAATGCAGTGGATGGAATTTGCTGACTCTAGGATTTCTTGGGCGAACAATTTGAATGCGGCGAGTGTTTTGCTCATCTCAATCAGTCCAGCAGTTAATCCTCTCATATACACTCTAACAGGAAAAAACTGTTTACATTTAATATGCAAGTGTTGGAGATGCGGCATATCTGTGAGACAAACCAGTTCCAACTACCGTGACGATCACAGTAGAGGAGTTGAATGTTGCAGCTGTACTCCAGGTGTCAGATGTGTTCACCAAGATGATGATTATTGCAATACTGAAGAAACTTGCGCTGGGAATTCTGATCAGAGCAGACTCCTGCCGACTCCCAATGATTCAAGTGAAACTATCTAG
- the LOC134198460 gene encoding G-protein coupled receptor GRL101-like isoform X2, with protein sequence MIEDSGRASIVGDETVIHTLDDTEYNYDYYEPSKDVLSSHPFHGVIWMLLSLGIIGNILVVVWRLTQIRGQRSSPLSILIIMLAVSDLVYCVHLILLESLVVDATSSVDVRQYSISIDRAPNKVCTFTRFKQ encoded by the exons ATGATAGAAGATAGTGGGCGTGCCTCTATTGTTGGTGACGAAACTGTCATTCACACACTAGACGACACAGAATACAATTACGATTACTACGAGCCTTCCAAAGACG TTTTGTCCAGCCATCCTTTCCATGGAGTCATTTGGATGTTACTTTCACTTGGAATTATTGGCAACATATTGGTAGTGGTGTGGAGACTTACACAGATAAGAGGTCAGAGATCGTCTCCTCTCTCaatcctcatcatcatgctTGCAGTTTCAGACTTGGTATATTGTGTTCACTTGATTCTTCTCGAGAGTTTGGTTGTTGATGCAACCAGCTCAGTTGACGTACGCCAGTATTCGATTTCGATAGACAGGGCTCCTAATAAGGTGTGCACT TTTACTCGTTTCAAGCAATAA